A single window of Microbispora hainanensis DNA harbors:
- a CDS encoding homogentisate 1,2-dioxygenase, which translates to MPYYRMVGEVPRKRHVQFRAPDGGLYKEELMGEEGFSSDSSLLYHRYAPTAIVKAEAVDAGAPGLTPNLPLSPRHFRTRDLTPDGDLVSGRMLLAGNSDVRISYAATDAPSELYRDSMGDECVYIASGRARFESAYGALDVAEGDYVVIPTGTIHRWVPEGRVTALVVEASGHIRPPKRYLSQFGQFLEHAPYCERDLRAPDEPLLVDGEEIPVLVRTRGGLTRLTYAHHPFDVVGWDGCLYPYAFNIQDFEPIVKRTHAPPPVHQTFEGPGFVVCSFCPRPLDFHPEAVPIPYNHHNVDSDEFMFYVGGDYTARKGSGIDVGSISLHPAGFTHGPQPGAVEAAVEAVRQGHTETTEMAVMIDTFRPLDLGQAALACEDTDYAWTWAR; encoded by the coding sequence ATGCCGTACTACCGCATGGTCGGGGAGGTGCCGCGCAAGCGCCACGTGCAGTTCCGCGCACCCGACGGCGGGCTGTACAAGGAGGAGCTCATGGGAGAGGAGGGCTTCTCCTCCGACTCCTCGCTGCTCTATCACCGCTATGCGCCGACGGCCATCGTCAAGGCCGAGGCCGTGGACGCGGGAGCGCCGGGGCTCACGCCCAACCTGCCGCTGTCCCCGCGCCATTTCCGCACCCGGGACCTGACGCCCGACGGCGACCTGGTCTCCGGGCGCATGCTGCTCGCGGGCAACTCCGACGTCCGCATCTCGTACGCCGCGACGGACGCGCCCAGCGAGCTGTACCGCGACTCGATGGGCGACGAGTGCGTCTACATCGCGAGCGGCCGGGCCCGGTTCGAGTCGGCGTACGGCGCGCTCGACGTGGCCGAGGGCGACTATGTGGTGATCCCGACCGGGACGATCCACCGCTGGGTGCCCGAGGGCCGGGTGACCGCGCTGGTGGTGGAGGCGTCCGGGCACATCAGGCCGCCGAAGCGCTACCTGTCCCAGTTCGGCCAGTTCCTGGAGCACGCGCCCTACTGCGAGCGCGACCTGCGCGCGCCGGACGAGCCGCTGCTCGTGGACGGCGAGGAGATCCCGGTGCTGGTCAGGACGCGGGGCGGGCTGACCAGGCTGACCTACGCCCATCACCCCTTCGACGTGGTGGGCTGGGACGGCTGCCTCTATCCGTACGCGTTCAACATCCAGGACTTCGAACCGATCGTGAAGCGCACCCACGCGCCGCCGCCGGTGCACCAGACGTTCGAGGGCCCGGGGTTCGTCGTCTGCTCGTTCTGCCCCCGGCCGCTGGACTTCCACCCCGAGGCCGTGCCGATCCCGTACAACCACCACAACGTGGACTCCGACGAGTTCATGTTCTACGTGGGCGGCGACTACACGGCCAGGAAGGGATCCGGCATCGACGTCGGCTCGATCTCGCTGCACCCGGCCGGCTTCACGCACGGCCCGCAGCCGGGCGCGGTGGAGGCCGCCGTCGAGGCCGTACGGCAGGGGCACACCGAGACGACCGAGATGGCCGTCATGATCGACACCTTCCGTCCGCTCGACCTCGGCCAGGCCGCCCTCGCGTGCGAGGACACCGACTACGCGTGGACGTGGGCGCGGTGA
- a CDS encoding uridine kinase: MSATAEIHLSVSTWRQPTPAPVSPARTALVRRVAERVLALGDGRLRVGVDGLTAAGKTSFGHELAEHLAGAGRQVLRASLDDFKRPWRDRHLYDRESGEGYYRNAYDYDAAIALLLEPAGPDGSGDVALCSIDPLTQVDHSSVRTAAAPGAITIVDGVFAFRPEIDAYWDLRVWIEVSPETSVRRGAERDQDWAGSEAEALHLHRYLPAERLYIAEADPLARADVAVDNTLFGEPRLLKW, translated from the coding sequence ATGAGCGCAACCGCGGAGATCCACCTGTCCGTCTCGACCTGGCGGCAGCCGACGCCGGCGCCCGTGTCCCCCGCGCGTACGGCGTTGGTCCGGCGGGTGGCGGAACGCGTGCTGGCTCTCGGCGACGGGCGCCTGCGCGTCGGTGTGGACGGGCTCACGGCGGCCGGGAAGACGAGCTTCGGCCACGAGCTCGCCGAGCACCTCGCCGGAGCGGGACGCCAGGTGCTGCGGGCGAGCCTCGACGACTTCAAACGGCCGTGGCGCGACCGGCACCTGTACGACCGGGAGTCGGGCGAGGGGTACTACCGCAACGCCTACGACTACGACGCCGCGATCGCCCTGCTGCTCGAACCGGCGGGGCCGGACGGCTCGGGGGACGTGGCGCTGTGCTCCATCGACCCGCTCACGCAGGTGGACCACTCGTCGGTGCGTACGGCCGCCGCGCCCGGCGCGATCACGATCGTCGACGGGGTGTTCGCGTTCCGCCCGGAGATCGACGCGTACTGGGACCTGCGCGTCTGGATCGAGGTGTCTCCGGAGACCTCGGTGCGCCGTGGGGCCGAACGCGACCAGGACTGGGCCGGGTCGGAGGCGGAGGCGCTGCACCTGCACCGCTATCTGCCCGCCGAGCGCCTCTACATCGCCGAGGCCGATCCGCTGGCGCGCGCCGACGTGGCCGTGGACAACACGCTGTTCGGCGAACCGCGGCTGCTGAAGTGGTGA
- the fahA gene encoding fumarylacetoacetase, with the protein MDVGAVSFGLDNLPYGVFSRPGEPRRVGVRVGDHVLDLAAALGGDVYAAPSLNPLLALGRAAWRETRARARDAAATGDHLIPLSEVTLHLPIEVADYVDFYASLEHASNLGRIFRPDDEPLKPNWRHLPVGYHGRAGTVVVSGTPIRRPCGQRPSFGPSRKLDIEAEVGFVVGVPTRLGERAGAFEDHVFGVALVNDWSARDIQAWEYVPLGPFLGKSFATSMSAWITPLDALEEARVEGRSQEPEPPAYLRRQEPWGLDLTLRVELNGETIATPSFRDMYWTPDQMLAHMTVNGASLRTGDLFASGTVSSVGQPGSLIELTWNGADPVKLPGATRTFLEDGDVVTITAWTPGGISLGEVSGKVLPAT; encoded by the coding sequence GTGGACGTGGGCGCGGTGAGCTTCGGGCTCGACAACCTGCCGTACGGGGTGTTCTCCCGGCCCGGGGAGCCCCGCAGGGTCGGCGTCCGGGTCGGGGACCACGTCCTCGACCTGGCGGCGGCCCTCGGCGGGGACGTCTACGCGGCGCCCAGCCTCAACCCGCTGCTGGCCCTGGGCCGCGCGGCCTGGCGGGAGACGCGGGCGCGGGCACGCGACGCGGCGGCAACGGGCGACCACCTGATCCCGCTGTCGGAGGTGACCCTGCACCTGCCGATCGAGGTGGCCGACTACGTCGACTTCTACGCCTCGCTTGAGCACGCCTCGAACCTCGGGCGGATCTTCCGCCCGGACGACGAGCCGCTGAAGCCCAACTGGCGGCACCTGCCCGTCGGCTACCACGGGCGGGCGGGCACCGTCGTCGTCTCCGGGACGCCGATCAGGCGGCCGTGCGGGCAGCGGCCGTCGTTCGGCCCGTCGCGGAAGCTCGACATCGAGGCGGAGGTCGGCTTCGTCGTGGGGGTGCCGACGCGGCTCGGCGAGCGCGCCGGCGCGTTCGAGGACCACGTCTTCGGGGTGGCGCTCGTCAACGACTGGAGCGCCCGCGACATCCAGGCATGGGAGTACGTGCCGCTCGGGCCGTTCCTGGGCAAGTCGTTCGCCACCTCGATGTCCGCGTGGATCACGCCGCTCGACGCCCTGGAGGAGGCCAGGGTCGAGGGCCGGTCGCAGGAGCCCGAGCCGCCCGCCTATCTGCGCAGGCAGGAGCCCTGGGGGCTCGACCTCACCCTGCGCGTGGAGCTCAACGGCGAGACGATCGCGACGCCGTCGTTCCGCGACATGTACTGGACGCCCGACCAGATGCTCGCCCACATGACGGTGAACGGCGCGAGCCTGCGCACCGGCGACCTGTTCGCGAGCGGAACGGTCTCGTCGGTCGGGCAACCCGGCTCGCTCATCGAGCTGACCTGGAACGGCGCCGACCCGGTCAAACTGCCCGGCGCGACCCGGACCTTCCTGGAGGACGGCGACGTCGTCACGATCACCGCCTGGACCCCGGGCGGGATCAGCCTCGGCGAGGTCTCGGGGAAGGTCCTTCCGGCGACTTAG
- a CDS encoding helix-turn-helix domain-containing protein, producing MMAAESAQTLERGLRLLRLLADADRGRTPTELAQELGLSRPIVYRLLTTLQAEGFARRDAQGRVHLGFGVLVLAQAVHPLLRATALPALRALAEQAGATAHLTVAEGDEGLAIAVVEPSWTDFHVAYREGSRHPLTRGAAGLALLALREGRTEPPLHTSSGHLQEGAQGIAAPIPGLPWLEASVGLVSFADLDADKVGPLVLEAAYRLTSALSEPSR from the coding sequence ATGATGGCGGCCGAATCGGCGCAGACACTCGAACGAGGTTTACGGCTGTTGCGGCTGCTCGCCGACGCGGACCGGGGCCGCACGCCGACCGAGCTCGCCCAGGAGCTCGGCCTGAGCCGGCCGATCGTCTACCGGCTCCTGACGACCCTGCAGGCCGAGGGTTTCGCCCGGCGGGACGCGCAGGGCCGCGTGCATCTGGGTTTCGGGGTGCTCGTGCTGGCCCAGGCCGTACACCCCCTGCTGCGGGCGACGGCGCTGCCCGCGCTGCGCGCGCTCGCGGAGCAGGCCGGGGCGACCGCCCACCTGACCGTGGCCGAGGGTGACGAGGGCCTGGCGATCGCGGTGGTCGAGCCGTCGTGGACCGACTTCCACGTCGCCTATCGGGAGGGCTCCCGCCATCCGCTGACGCGCGGCGCGGCCGGGCTGGCGCTGCTCGCGCTGCGCGAGGGCCGTACGGAGCCGCCGCTGCACACGAGCAGCGGACATCTCCAGGAGGGAGCGCAGGGCATCGCCGCGCCGATCCCTGGTCTGCCGTGGCTGGAGGCGTCCGTGGGCCTGGTCAGCTTCGCCGACCTCGACGCGGACAAGGTGGGCCCGCTGGTCCTTGAGGCCGCCTATCGCCTCACGTCCGCCCTGTCCGAGCCCTCGCGCTGA